A part of Magnetococcales bacterium genomic DNA contains:
- a CDS encoding c-type cytochrome, producing MAGKRQHMLVLVAGLVMGVATVPLSLSAGEVVSKIARGGQLYDKWFEVLDVEAPAVAHPAYPPSGGYADKAKDTWRCKECHGWDYRGKEGAYATGKHATGIVGLARFQGGDAAKVRTILSDANHRYGENLNEVDQGDLALFVTQGQVDMDLWIDRATKAVKGDAGRGQGLFNTICANCHGKDGRMVKEMPPVGKVASDNPWETLHKILNGEPGAKMPALRALDTQVSVDILSYAVTLPKDK from the coding sequence ATGGCAGGTAAAAGACAACACATGCTGGTTCTGGTTGCAGGTCTCGTTATGGGCGTAGCAACGGTTCCGTTGAGTCTGAGCGCCGGGGAGGTTGTCTCGAAAATAGCCCGGGGAGGTCAGCTTTACGACAAGTGGTTCGAGGTTTTGGATGTGGAGGCTCCTGCCGTGGCCCATCCGGCCTATCCTCCCTCGGGGGGCTATGCCGACAAGGCCAAGGACACCTGGCGCTGCAAGGAGTGTCATGGCTGGGACTATCGGGGCAAGGAGGGGGCCTATGCCACCGGGAAACACGCCACGGGAATCGTGGGTCTGGCCCGGTTCCAGGGGGGGGATGCGGCCAAGGTTCGAACGATCCTCTCCGACGCCAACCATCGCTATGGGGAAAACCTGAACGAGGTGGATCAAGGGGATTTGGCGCTTTTCGTCACCCAGGGGCAGGTGGATATGGATCTCTGGATCGATCGGGCCACCAAGGCGGTCAAGGGCGATGCGGGGCGGGGGCAGGGGTTGTTCAACACCATTTGCGCCAACTGTCACGGCAAGGATGGCCGCATGGTGAAGGAGATGCCGCCGGTAGGCAAGGTGGCGTCGGACAATCCGTGGGAGACGTTGCACAAGATTCTCAACGGGGAGCCTGGAGCCAAGATGCCGGCGTTGCGTGCGCTGGATACCCAGGTTTCTGTGGATATCCTCTCCTACGCAGTCACGCTTCCCAAGGACAAATAG
- a CDS encoding DUF4139 domain-containing protein encodes MKKAGIGLGGSLLLCCGTVMAAEVPMRAVALFASGVGYFQHAGPVTAPDAVRLSFKEEQIDDLLKSLVVEDVDGGSALQAVYPSREPLERLLAGLQVDLSDDPGVGELLTRLRGARVSVTFQGEVLKGRITGAEQRPVVMDAKGEAGNDWVVNLAGEEGMLRSLPWREVRGLQVLDERVRQDLGRALEILDGNRGKERREVVIPIPGQGAKRVRLGYVMESPVWKSAWRLSLPAVEAKSGKSRLQGWAIVENQSGQDWKDVRLTLASGRPISFIEELSKPWYRPRQRIVDPLQLRAAQERELEMQNRGQAQRQMLRSAAPAALAKAGGGRNLMMDNEVAAEREQAWETALPDPGPEAILASGEQAGETFVFKVEGVNLERGQGAMLPIVSAPLEVERLTLFDTGMAGGGRSMRALKVVNTTGGALPPGPVTLYDGDLYAGEARFEHLSAGADQLLSYALDLDVEVVRQGGPTQRRLESVKMVKGVLELSRREKRVQRYSVRNRGKEARQVVVIQPREAGWEMVSPATRKETGRSWRLPMTVAAGAQAPLEVVEERLQSQQVALLTSNEASLSLLVAEEGMEASVRKGLEGLLAKRRELGEVEARLKVQQEELQRLEQEQGRLRENLQTAPGDSRFHSRMLEKLDAVENRIEGVLAQMEKLRKELENGKAALEKELLLMS; translated from the coding sequence ATGAAAAAGGCGGGTATCGGTCTTGGAGGGTCTCTGTTGCTCTGTTGCGGCACGGTGATGGCGGCGGAAGTGCCGATGCGGGCGGTGGCCCTCTTCGCCTCGGGAGTGGGCTATTTTCAGCATGCCGGTCCGGTAACGGCCCCGGATGCGGTGCGCCTCTCCTTCAAGGAGGAGCAGATCGACGATCTGCTGAAGTCCCTGGTGGTGGAGGATGTGGACGGGGGCTCGGCGCTGCAGGCGGTCTATCCCTCGCGGGAGCCGCTGGAGAGGCTGTTGGCGGGCTTGCAGGTCGATCTCTCCGACGATCCGGGGGTCGGGGAGCTGTTGACCCGTTTGCGGGGGGCGCGAGTCTCCGTTACCTTTCAGGGCGAGGTGTTGAAAGGACGCATCACCGGTGCGGAACAGCGACCGGTGGTGATGGACGCCAAGGGGGAGGCCGGCAACGACTGGGTGGTCAATCTCGCCGGGGAGGAGGGCATGTTGCGCAGCCTGCCCTGGCGGGAGGTGCGTGGCCTGCAGGTTCTGGATGAGCGGGTGCGGCAGGATCTGGGGCGGGCTCTGGAGATCCTCGACGGCAACCGGGGCAAGGAGCGCCGTGAAGTGGTGATTCCCATTCCGGGTCAGGGGGCCAAACGGGTGCGTCTGGGTTACGTGATGGAGAGCCCGGTGTGGAAGAGCGCCTGGCGCCTGAGCCTGCCCGCCGTCGAGGCCAAAAGCGGCAAGAGCCGCCTGCAGGGGTGGGCCATCGTGGAGAATCAGAGTGGTCAGGATTGGAAGGACGTGCGTCTGACCCTGGCCTCCGGCAGGCCGATCTCCTTCATCGAGGAGCTTTCCAAACCCTGGTATCGCCCCCGGCAGCGCATCGTCGATCCCCTGCAACTGCGGGCGGCGCAGGAGCGGGAGCTGGAGATGCAGAATCGCGGTCAGGCGCAGCGGCAGATGCTGCGTTCCGCCGCGCCGGCCGCCCTGGCCAAGGCCGGCGGCGGGCGGAACCTGATGATGGACAACGAGGTGGCGGCGGAACGGGAGCAGGCCTGGGAGACGGCCTTGCCCGATCCGGGACCGGAGGCGATTCTGGCCAGCGGGGAGCAGGCGGGAGAGACTTTCGTCTTCAAGGTGGAGGGGGTCAATCTGGAACGGGGTCAGGGCGCTATGCTGCCCATCGTCTCGGCGCCGCTGGAGGTGGAGCGGCTGACCCTCTTCGATACCGGCATGGCGGGCGGCGGACGCAGCATGCGGGCCCTGAAGGTGGTCAACACCACCGGCGGCGCCTTGCCTCCCGGACCGGTGACCCTCTACGACGGGGATCTCTATGCCGGCGAGGCCCGTTTCGAGCATCTGTCGGCGGGGGCGGATCAGCTCTTGTCCTACGCCTTGGACCTGGACGTGGAGGTGGTGCGCCAGGGTGGTCCCACCCAGCGTCGGCTGGAATCGGTGAAGATGGTCAAGGGGGTGTTGGAACTCTCCCGTCGGGAGAAGCGGGTGCAGCGTTACAGCGTGCGCAATCGGGGCAAGGAGGCGCGTCAGGTGGTGGTGATCCAGCCACGGGAGGCGGGCTGGGAGATGGTCTCTCCCGCGACGCGCAAGGAGACGGGACGCAGTTGGCGTTTGCCGATGACGGTGGCAGCCGGGGCGCAAGCGCCCTTGGAGGTGGTGGAAGAGCGTTTGCAAAGCCAGCAGGTGGCCCTGTTGACCAGCAATGAGGCCTCTTTGAGCCTGCTGGTGGCGGAGGAGGGCATGGAGGCCTCGGTGCGCAAGGGGTTGGAGGGGCTGCTGGCCAAACGCCGGGAGTTGGGGGAGGTGGAGGCGCGCCTGAAGGTGCAGCAGGAGGAGTTGCAGCGTTTGGAACAGGAGCAGGGGCGTTTGCGGGAGAATCTGCAGACGGCGCCCGGTGACAGCCGTTTCCACTCCCGCATGTTGGAAAAGCTCGATGCGGTGGAAAATCGCATCGAGGGGGTGCTGGCCCAGATGGAGAAGCTGCGCAAGGAGCTGGAGAACGGCAAGGCGGCTTTGGAGAAGGAGTTGCTGCTGATGTCGTGA